A region from the Branchiostoma lanceolatum isolate klBraLanc5 chromosome 2, klBraLanc5.hap2, whole genome shotgun sequence genome encodes:
- the LOC136427375 gene encoding neurexin-4-like, with translation MKLCGVLLLVLVAVPALCQFPPDNWEFPDRRIENNEDLREVQCRHTCKDVKALKRRMREMESRVLALEDAAQAPPTGLLKMLQLEGRIRELEQLLLKSNKPSKLQEVVKPRKDQGTTDTHVSASCAELKDNGYTESGTYTIDPDDLDYGVEPFQVFCDMTSDNDTGITVVGHDSEERMLVNGWETAGSYEKDISYYGASMEQVAALIKASKSCKQFLKYECFSSAIHGRIVDLDVTYASWESRQGEKMDYWAGASPGSGKCACGETGTCDKANPRCNCDVNDKRWRADEGYLTDKATLPVSRLNFGDTGHEWEQGYHTLGKLECTGY, from the exons ATGAAGCTGTGTGGTGTGTTGCTACTGGTGCTTGTGGCAGTCCCAGCCTTGTGCCAGTTTCCCCCAGATAACTGGGAGTTCCCCGACCGGAGGATTGAGAACAACGAGGACCTGCGGGAGGTGCAGTGCAGGCACACCTGCAAGGACGTCAAGGCTCTGAAGAGGAGGATGAGAGAAATGGAGTCCCGAGTTCTAGCACTGGAGGATGCTGCACAAG CGCCCCCTACTGGACTGCTGAAGATGCTGCAGCTTGAGGGCAGGATCAGGGAGTTGGAACAGCTGCTGTTGAAGTCAAACAAGCCTTCAAAGCTGCAGGAAGTGGTGAAGCCTCGCAAAGACCAAGGAACAACAG ACACCCATGTTTCTGCATCCTGTGCTGAGCTGAAGGACAACGGCTACACCGAGTCAGGTACCTACACCATCGACCCCGATGACCTTGACTACGGAGTGGAGCCATTCCAGGTCTTCTGTGACATGACAAGTGACAATGACACTG GAATTACTGTGGTCGGCCATGACAGTGAGGAGAGGATGTTGGTGAATGGCTGGGAGACTGCCGGGTCCTACGAGAAGGACATCTCCTACTATGGAGCCTCCATGGAGCAGGTCGCTGCCCTGATCAAGGCCTCAAAATCCTGCAAGCAATTCTTGAAG TATGAGTGCTTCAGCTCAGCCATCCACGGCCGTATCGTTGACCTTGACGTGACCTATGCGAGCTGGGAGAGTCGTCAGGGTGAGAAGATGGACTACTGGGCGGGCGCAAGTCCCGGCAGCGGAAAGTGCGCATGTGGGGAGACAG GCACTTGTGATAAGGCTAACCCGCGCTGCAACTGTGATGTCAACGACAAGCGCTGGCGTGCCGACGAGGGGTACCTGACAGACAAGGCGACCCTGCCCGTGTCTCGTCTGAACTTCGGCGACACCGGTCACGAGTGGGAACAGGGCTACCACACCCTGGGCAAGCTCGAGTGCACAGGCTATTAG